From the genome of Elusimicrobiota bacterium:
GCCGATATGGCGGAAGCCCGGCCCATGAGCCGTTTGCTCATGGGGGACGTGGGCTCCGGAAAAACGGCGGTGGCGTTTTCGGCCCTGCTGCTGGCCATTGAAAACGGCGGCCAGGCCGCCCTGATGGCGCCGACGGAAATCCTGGCCGAACAACACGCCCACGGGGCCGCCCGCCTGCTCGAGGGGCTCCCGCTCCGGTGGGCGCTTTTGACCGGCGGGCGCACGGCCGCCCAAAAAAAACGGGACCGGGAGGCCCTGGAACGGGGGGACATCGACTTGGCCATCGGCACCCACGCGCTTCTGGAGGAAGGGGTGTCCTTCCGCCGCCTGGGGGCCGTCGTCATCGACGAACAACACCGCTTCGGCGTGGCCCAACGGGCCGCCCTGTCCGCCAAGGGCCCCGCGCCCCACGCCCTTCTCACCACCGCGACCCCCATTCCCCGGACCCTGGCCCTCACGCTTTACGGGGATTTGGCGGTGTCGGTTCTCGATCAGTCGCCCCCGGGACGGCCCGGGATCGTTACTCAATGGTCGCCGGAACCCACCGCCTGGGGCGCGGTGCGGCGCGCCGTGGCCCAGGGGCGTCAGGCCTACGTTGTTTTTCCTCTCGTGGAAATGTCCGAGCGCCTGGATCTCCGCGCCGTTCTGGACGGGTGGAAGCGGCTCAAAGACGAGGTGTTCGGGGGATTGTCCGTCGGTCTTCTGCACGGACGCCTCAAAAGCAGGGACAAGGAAGCCGCCATGAACGCCTTCGCCCGGGGGGAAACTCAAATCCTCTGCGCCACCCCGGTGATCGAGGTGGGGGTCGATGTGCCCAACGCCACGGTGATGGTGATTTTGAACGCCGAGCGTTTCGGTTTGGCCCAACTTCACCAACTGCGGGGCCGGGTCGGCCGGGGGCGCCACGCCTCCGAATGCCACCTGGTGTCCCATTTAAAAGACACGGAGGCCGCGGTTCGGCTCCGTCTCCTTTGCCGGGAGTCCAGCGGGTTTCGGCTGGCGGAAGAGGACCTCCGCCTCCGGGGTCCCGGGGAATTCCTGGGCGAGGCCCAGCACGGGGCGCCCGTGTTTCGGGCGGGGAATCTGGTCATCGACGGTGAAATCATCGAAGCCGCGCGCCAAGCCGCTTTTCAAACCGTCGAAGAAGACCCGGATCTTCGCCGTACGGAGCACCGGGGCCTGGCCGCCGCCCTGCGCGCGCGATTCGGGCAAAAAATGAATTTCGGCCGGACCGCGTAATGTCGTTGACACACCGCGATTCTGGGTTTAGAATTCAAGGGTGAGCAACCAGGGCCGCATCGTTGTCTATCCGGGCAGCTTCGATCCCGTCACCAACGGTCATTTGGACATCATCCATCGGGCCCGCCATATTTTCGACCACGTCATCGTCGCCGTCACCCAAAACAGCTCCAAAAATTCCCTTTTCACGGTCCAGGAACGGGTGGACCTGTTGACCGCCGCCCTGAAAAAAGAAATCCGATCCAACGCCGTGACGGTGGACACTTTCTCGGGGCTTCTCGTGGACTACTGTCGGCGGCGAAAGGCGGTGGCCGTGGCCCGGGGGCTTCGGGCTCTTTCGGATTTTGAATACGAATTTCAAATGGCCCTCATGAATCGGCACCTGGCCCCGAAACTGGAAACGGTGTTTCTCATGCCCGACGAGAAATACACCTACCTTTCCTCCACCCTTTTAAAGGAGATCGTTCGTTTGGGCGGCGACGTGGGCCGGTTTGTGCCCGCCGCGCTGGTGCCCAAAATCCGCCAAAAATTGGCGGGGCGGGGATAGGGGGGCCCGCGGGCGGCGCCCGGGGACTTCCCTTGACAGTGTCCCATCCCCGCGTTATTCTTGGGAAACGCGGCGAGAAATCGCCCGGAACCTCCCCGTTTTGGGAAGAATTTCGTCGACGCTCGGCCGCGCGCGGTCGCCGGATTCTTCTGCCGGAAGCCACGGACCCGCGGGTGTTGTCGGCGGCTGTTTTTTTAAAGCGCGAAGGCCTGGCGCGGCCGGTATTGGTGGGCGATCCCGCGGCCGTCCGCGTCGCGGCCGCCGGCGGGGGCCACCCCCTGGACGGCATTGAGATTTTGGATTCCACGGAAGCGGCCCCGCGGGCCGCCTTCGCCCAAGCGCTCTTTGAACGGCGAAAAGCCAAAGGAACGACGCCCGAGGAAGCGGCGCGTTTGGTGGAGGATCCTTTATACTGGTCCGCGATGGCCCTGGCGGCCGGACGGGCCGACGGGGTCGTGGGGGGCGCCGTGCGCACCACGGCGGACACCGTGCGCGCGGGGTTCGCCGGGTTGGGCCTCGCTCCCGGGGCCGACATTGTTTTCGGGGCCTTTTTCATGGAGTGCCCCCACGCGGCGGGCGGTCCGCGGCGGTTGTTGTTGGCGGACGCGGCGGTGTCGCCCCATCCGTCCCCCCGGGCCCTGGGCGCCGTGGGCGTGGCGGCGGCGGAATTTTTCAAACGTCACACGGGCGAAACGCCCCGGGTTGCCTATTTGAGTTTTTCCACCTTGGGAAGCGCGGAAGACGATTCCGTGACGGCGGTTCGGCAGGCGGCGGCCCACGCGAAGAAAAAAGCGCCGGCGTTGTCGGTGGACGGCGAATGGCAGGCGGACGCGGCGCTCGTGGACCACATCGCCCGGCAAAAAGGCGTGCCCGACGGCCCCGCGGCGGGATCGGCGAACGTCTTGATCTTTCCGGATTTGAACGCGGGAAACATCGGCTACAAGCTGGTGCAGCATTTGGGCGGCGCCCGGGCGGTGGGCCCCTTTCTGGTGGGCCTCGCCAAACCCATGGCCGATTTGTCCCGCGGGTGCACGGACGAAGACATCGTGGACACGGTCGCGTTGACGTCGCTTTTGGACTGACGAAAAGAGGGCTCATGTCGAAAAACGGTCCCAAAAAACGGCTCGGGGACATTTTGATTCAAGAAGGCCTCATCACCGCCATTCAGTTGGAGCGGGCGGTGGAAGCCCAACGCACCAAAGGCGGAAAACTGGGCGATCTGCTGATCGGGCTGGGGTTCTGCACGGAAGAGGACGTGTTGTCCGTCTTGTCCAAACGGTCGGGATACGGTTACCTCACGGCCCTCTCCACCCGCTCCGCGGTGCCGCCCGCGGTTCTGGCCCACATCCCGGCCGCTTTGGCCTGGTCGAAAAATTTGGTCCCCGTGGCCAAGGAAGGCAACGTCCTATCCGTGGCCGTGGCGGACCCCTTTGCGGAGTTTGATTCCATCGGCGAGTTGAAAATACAAACCGGGTGCGACATCAAGCTCGTTCTCGCCTCGGAATCGGAAATTCAAAAAGCCGTGGCCCGCTATTACCCCGACAAAAAAGACGTCGTGGCCGTGACCGAGGCCGGGCCCGCCTCGGAGGCCATGGACACGGTCATCGGCGCCTTGGTGGAAAACGCGGCCAAGGCCGGCGCCGATCACATTTTTCTGGAGCCCGGCGCCCGGGCGCTGCACGTGCGCTACCGGAGCAAGTCCGGACTTCAAACCCGCCCCGACGTTCCTTTGGCCCACCAGGCCTCCCTCGTGGCGCGCCTAAAAACCTTGGCCCGGTTGAACGTCGGCGAATGTTGGGTGCCTCAAGTGGGCCGCCTTCGGTGGACCGCGTCGGGCCGTTCCATGGACCTGACCGTGACGACGCTCCCCACGTCCTTGGGGGAAAAAGTCGTTTTCAAATTGGTCGACGCGGAACGGGCCATGCCGCTGGATCTGGAAAAACTCGGGTTGGAGGGGGAGTCCCGGGCCCATTTTGAAAAAATGCTCGAGGCGAAGAAGGGCCTCGTCCTCGCGGTGGGACCCACGGGGTCGGGCAAAAGCAGCACCCTTCACGCGGCCCTGGCCCGGTTGAGCGACCCGTCGCGCCACCTGGTCTCCGTCGAGGATCCCGTCGAACGGTATTTGGACGGGGTCTCCCAACTGCAGGCCCGGCCCGACGCGCGGTTGACGCTGGCCTCCGGGGTTCATATCCTCCGTCGGTTGGGGCCCGACGTCCTTTACGTTTCCGATTTGCGGGATTTGCCGACGGCCGAAGCCGCCCTTCAAGCGTCCTCCGAGTGTCTGGTGCTGGCCGCCTTGACCGCTTCCTCCGCCTTGGCCGGCATCGAGCGAATGTGGGAGTTGGGCGTGTCGGCGGCCCAGCTGGCCCAGGCGCTCGTCGGCGTTCTCGGTCAACGGTTGGTTCGGACCGTTTGCCCCCATTGCCGGGAGCCCCACACGTTTTCTCTTCGACAACTGATGGCCCAGGGAGTCGGGAGCCAAGAAATGCGGGCCGCGAAGCGGGCGGATTCCTTTACCCTGTACCGGGGCCGGGGGTGCGGCCAATGCCTGGGGACCGGTTTTTTGGGCGCGGCGGCGGTCTTTGAGTTGTTGCCGGCGACGGACGCGGTCCGTCGGTTGATGTGGGAAAAAGCGGGACGCGCCGCCTTGGCGCGGGAAACCTCGGAACGGGTGACGCTCCGCGAGGCGGCGGTGAACAAAGCCCTGGCGGGTCTCACGACGATCGACGAAGCGTTGCGGGTCGGCGACCAAAGTTGAACACGGGGGATCTTCCATGATCAGCATGAACGATTTGTTGATTTTGATGGTGCAGAAAAAGGCGTCCGATCTGCATTTGACCGTGGGCGCTCCGCCGGCCCTGCGGGTGGACGGGGTCTTGGTTCAAACCAACCTGGATAAAATGACGCCCGATGTGTGCCAGCGGCTCATTTATTCCCTGTTGTCGGACGTGCAAAAGCAGCGCTTCGAGTCGGACAACGAGCTGGACATCTCCTTTGGAATCAAGGGGTTGGGGCGGGTTCGGATGAACGTGTTTCGCCAGCGCGGCAGCGTGGGCGCGGCGCTCCGTTCGGTGCCGTCCCGGTTCATGAGTTTTGAGGAATTGGGTTTGCCGCCGGTGATCAACGACATCGTGAACCTGCCGCGGGGGTTGGTTTTGGTGACCGGACCGACGGGGTCGGGGAAATCCACGACCTTGGCCAGCCTCATCGACTACATCAACGAGAACCGCCAATGCCACATCGTGACCATCGAAGACCCCATCGAATACATTCACTTCCACAAACAGTCGCTGGTCAATCAGCGCGAGCTGGGCACCGACACCCAAAGTTTTGCCTCGGCCCTCAAATACGTCCTCCGGCAGGACCCGGACGTGATCCTGGTCGGCGAAATGCGGGACGCCGAAACGATCGCCGCGGCCATGACCATCGCGGAAACGGGCCACCTGGTGTTTTCAACCCTCCACACCAACGACGCCGCCGGCACGGTTAACCGGATCCTGGATTCTTTCCCGCCGGAACGTCAGGAGCAAGCCCGCAGCCAGTTGTCTTTTACCCTGCAGGCCATTTTGAGCCAATGCTTGATGATGCACGCGTCGGGTTCGGGGCGCGTGCTCGCGGCCGAACTGCTCCTGGTCACTCCCGCGGTTCGCAATCTGGTGCGCGAACAGAAAGTCGAGCAAATTTATTTGGCCATGCAGACGGGCAGTAAAACCGGAATGCTGACCATGAACCAGTGCCTGCTCGGGTTGGTTCACCGCGGCCAAATCACCCACGCGACGGCGTTGGAATACTCCAACGACGTGGATGAATTGCGCAAATCGCTTCCGAAGGAAGCGTCGTCGGGGTTCTAACCCCGCCGTCCCTCGGTCATGACGGATCCCGGAAAACTCATCGAACTGGACGTCAAACCGCGCCCCCGAATTATCGTGGCCGACGATGAACAAGACATCGCCACCCTTATCGAGGATTGGCTTTCCGACGCCTATGAAGTCACCGTGGCCTTGAACGGCAAAGCGGCCATTCAGAAGGCGATTTGGCAACGGCCCGACGTCATCCTGTGCGACATTGTCATGCCGGACATGGGCGGCTACGAGGTGGCGCGCGCCCTCCAAGCCAACCCCACCACCCAAGGCGTTCCCATGATCGTCATGACGGCCAAAAATTACGACGATTCGACCGTCCGGATGATCAAGGCCGAACCCAACGTCTTGGGGTTTATCAACAAGCCCTTTAAGCCGAGCGAGTTGATCAAAATGATTCAGTCGGTCATGGCCGGTCAACGCACCTTTCAGGCCACGTCGTCGGGCGGGGAGGCCGAAACGCCCTCCCTGGTGATCAAGGCCCCGGCCACCGCGCCGGACTTTCCGCCGCGCTCGGCGGTCGGCGCGGTGCCGTCGCCCCACAGCTACGAAACGCGGTTGGCCGCTCGGGTGGAGGACCGCTCGGAATCTCGGATGTCCCCCGGGGGGTCCGCGGTACCGAACGCGGTTTTTACCGCCGGCGGCCGATCCGGGGCGCCTCCCGCTTTTCGCGGATTGGCTTCCGATGACGAGCCCATTGGGGATCGCCCTTCCGTCGTTCGAAGGGGGGCCAAAGCCCTTTGGGGCGCCGCCTGGCGGCTGACCCTCTTGGGCCTGGGGCTTGGGGTTTTCGGCGAGGTCCTTTGTCGTTGGACGGAAGGGGCCATTGGCGAACCGGTGTTCCTACCGCCTTTACGGTCCGCTCGTCACAAAGAACTTCCGTACCAGTTTGAACCCAACGCCCAATGGGCCTCCGACGGTCTTGTCTATCGCGTGAATTCCTGGGGCCTGCGCGATCGGGATTTCCCTCTGGTGGCGCCCCCCGACACCCTGCGCGTCCTGCTCCTGGGAGGGACGGCGGCTTTCGGATCGCGCACCGCCGACAACGACACCCTGGCCCGGCAATTGGAAAACGCCCTGCGATCGTCGGGGGTGCGGCCGGGGCAAACCCTTCAAGTGATCAACGCGACCCACTGGGCCTTTTCCCCGGCCGATCAGTGGGCGTACGTGGAAAAAGAGGCCTTCCAGTTTCGCCCCCAGATTATCGCCTGGATCATCGAGCCCCGATCGGCCGATTTGCCCTCGGGCCGAGGCCTCAGGAAGTTGGCCGCGTGGTATGGGTTGGCTCGGGGGCCGCTGGCCCAGAGCCGGTTGGTGAGCGTGCTCGGCCTTCGGGCCGCGGCGTTAATTGGGGAAGCCCCGGCGCCTTCGTTGGACACCCTGGTGAAAAAAGCCCAGGCGTTCAGCCAGTCGGAGGGCGTCCGCTTGCTTCTGTGGTCGTCCAGCGCCTTGCCCTCCACGCCGGGCGGCGCGGTGCGGTTGGCGTTCGGGGGGGCCGGGTTGCCCTCGTTGCCGTCGGACGCCGCCGCGCGGGTGGCCGCGGGCATTGTCGCGGTCCTGCGCGGAGACGCGCCGTCGGTCCCCGCCAAGAAATGAAGGGCCTTTTTCGTCGCGCGCCGGTTTGCCTCTGGACAGGACGCCCAAAGTCGGATACATTGATGAATAGGAAATAAACATGCCCCAATTCGCCTACAAAGCCCGCGCCGTCTCCGGAAGCGTTCTCTCCGGAACGATGGAAGCCAGCGGTCAACGCGCCGCCATTGATCAATTGCGCGGCCAGCGGCTCATCGTTCTTGAAATCAACGAAAGCACGCCCGGGTTAATCGACGCGATCAAAAAGTCGGCCCTGTTCAAGCCCAAAGTCGCGCAAAAAGACATCGTGCTCTTTTCGCGCCAGCTCTCAACCTTGGTGTCGGCGGGCGTCGCCCTGGTCTCGGGGTTGAACATCCTTCAGGAACAAATCATCAACAAAACCTTTCGCGACATCGTCCTGAAAGTCAAAGAAGACATCGAATCCGGCCTCCCCATCGCCGACGCGCTGAAAAAGCACCCGGACGCCTTCACGGATTTGTACGTGGCCATGATCAAGGCCGGCGAAGTGGGCGGTATTTTGGACGTCATCTTGGAACGTTTGTCCAACTACTTGGAAGCCGCGGAGCAGCTGCGCGGAAAAGTCAAAGGCGCCATGATGTATCCCGCGGTGGTCAGCACCATCGCCGCCGCGGTGACCGTGTTTCTGCTGGTCGGCGTTATCCCCACGTTCAAGGAGATTTTTTCCAGCTTCGGCGCCGAATTGCCGCTGCCGACCCGAATCGTCATCGGGATTTCGGAAGCGCTCCAGCAACAGTGGTATGTTTTTGTGGGCGTTCCCGTGGGGGGATTCTTCCTTTTCAAGCGCTGGGTGAAAACCGAAAAGGGGGCGGAAATCTTCGATACCCAGGTTCTTAAATTCCCCCTCTTTGGTCCCATGTTGCGAAAAGTGGCCGTGGCCAAATTCACCCGGACGTTGGGAACGTTGGTCAAGTCCGGCGTCCCGATTTTACAGGCCATGGAAACCGTGGCTCAAACGGCGGGCAACAAAGTCATTGAAAAAGCGGTCATGAGCGCCCGGGAGTCGATCCGGGAAGGCGAGCGCATCGCGGAACCGCTGAAAAAATCCGGGGTGTTCCCGCCCATGGTGGTTCAGATGATCGCCGTCGGTGAAGAGACCGGGAACATGGACATCATGCTGAACAAGATCGCCGATTTCTACGACCAGGAAGTGGACGTGGCCGTCAAGGGGTTGACGTCCATGATCGAACCCATCGTGATCGTTTTGATGGGCATCGTGATCGGCGGCATCGTCATCGCGATGTTCATCCCCATGTTTGAATTGGGTCAGCTGGCGGGCAAGCAGGGGTGATCGTAAAGGACTTGAAAATATCCGATCGGGGGGATAGGCTTAAGGGAACGATCGTCGCTTGACAGCGTTAAGGGCGAATGATATGTTCAGCGAAACTTTCGGATTTCTCGGCGGAAATGATCGCCGAGAAGGAGGTGAGCAACATGAGTCAACTTATGAAAAAGGTCGCGAAAGGGTTCACCCTGATCGAATTGATGATCGTGGTGGCAATCATTGGTATCTTGGCGGCTATCGCCATCCCTAAATTCGCCGACCTCGTGACGAAGTCGAAAGAAGCCAGCATCAAGGGCAGCTTGGGAACCATCCGCAGCGCCGTGAGTATTTACTACTCCGACCAGGAAGGCGTGTATCCCGCCTCGGGTTCCTTGGCGGTATCGTTAACGTCGGGCTCGCGTTACCTGCAGGACATGCCTTACGTGCAGATCCCGCAGACCGCGTACGGACACGGCCGCGTGAACACCGAGACCGTGAACGGACCCGACGCTGGGAACTGGTTGTATGCCCCGGGATCCGGTCAAGTGGTGGTCAACTGCACGCACACCGACACCAAGAGCTCGACCTGGAGCAGCTGGTAAGTCCGAGCGTCCAACGTTTCAAAAGTGGGAGAGGGGTCTTCGGACCCCTCTCCCGCTTGTTTTTCCGGTGAGGCGCGGGGCCCCGGGGGAAGGGAGGGAAGTCGTTTGTGGAAATGAACACGGGGCCGTTAACGCCCCTCGTTAAGATGTTGTTGTCCGGGATGGCCGGCGCGGCGTTGGGCAGTTTCGCCAACGTGTGCATTTGTCGCGTTCCCCGGGGGGAATCCGTTGTTTTCCCCGGTTCCCATTGCCCCGGCTGCCGGGCGCCGATTCCCTGGTATCGGAACATTCCGCTTTTGAGTTTCCTGCTCTTGCGGGGCCGATGCGCCGGGTGCCGGCGCCCCATTTCGTGCCAATACCCCCTGGTGGAGGCGTTGACCGGCTTATTGTTCGCCCTCTTGGCCGGACGCTGGTCGGGGACCTCCTTTGTTTTTTGGATGGGCGCTGTTTTCACGCTTGTTTTGGTCATCGTCTCTGGGATCGATTATCACTTGAAAATCATTCCGGACGTTTTTTCCCTGGGATTGCTCGGGGCGGGATTGGTATTGACGCCCTTGAACCCGCTTTTGGCGGAGGGCCTGGCGGCCCGCGTTCTCCACGGTTTTGCCGGGGCGTTGACGGGGTTTTCCTTGATGTGGACGTTGGGTTACGTCGGAACGAAAACCTTCGGCAAGGAAGCCCTGGGCGGGGGCGACGTCAAATTGATGGCCGGCGTGGGAAGCCTTCTGGGCGCTTCGGGAGTGTTCGCGGCGGTTTTCGCCGCGTCCTTGTTCGGCACGGTTTTGTTTCTGGCGATGAAAGCTCTCCGCCGCATGGCGTGGGGCACGTATTTGCCTTTCGGGCCCTTCCTGGCCGCCGGAGCGTGGATTTACTTGATGTTTCCCGGCGTCTGGGACCGGTGGTGGGCCTTCTGATTCAACGTACCGCCCCGGTTGTGCGGGTCGCTCCGGGAAGAGCGGCCGCCCTGGCCGCGGTGGCGGTGGCCCTGATCACCGCCGCGGTGTTTTGGCCTGTTCTGCAAAACGGTTTTGTCGCTTGGGACGATCGGAGCAATTTCCTCCAAAACCCCGCCTTCCGCGGATTGGGATCCGCCCAACTCAAATGGATGTGGACGACGTTTCACCGCGGCCACTACACGCCCCTGTCGTGGATGACCCTGGGGGCGGATTACCTGCTATTTGGCCTAAACCCCCGGGGTTACCATTTCACCAATTTGCTCCTTCACGCCTTGAACGCCGCGCTGGTGTTCGTCGTTGCGCTCCTGATTTTCGCCCGTTCCGATCCCGGGTTTTCGCGGTCCCGGGGTCTCGCAGCGGCGGGCGCGGGCGCCCTCTTTTTTTCCCTGCACCCTCTTCGCGTCGAATCGGTGGCGTGGATTACGGAGCGGCGCGATGTCCTGGGCGCTTTTTTTCTCCTGGCCTCCGCCGCGTGCTACCTGAAACGGTTCGACGACCGCGGTTCCCGCCGGCCGGGGTGGGCGATCGGCGCTTTTTCGTTTTTTGTTCTTTCTCTGACCGCGAAATCGCTGGGGATGGTTTTCCCGGCGGTGTTGTTGTTGCTCGATCATTTTCCGCTCGATCGTTGGCGGGCTCGCTCGGAACGTCGGGCGTTGCTCATCGAAAAAATCCCCTACCTGGTTTTGGCGGCGGCGGCGGCCGTGGTCGCCGCCCGGGCCCAGGTGGCCGCCGCCGCGGCGCTGACCCTGGACCACTATCCCCTGGCGCACCGATTGGCCCAAATGGGATACGGGGGGATGTTCTACGTTCAAAAAACCCTGTGGCCCCATCCCTTGGCCGCTCTCTATCCGTTCCCGGCGGAGGGGCCCGCGAGCGTGGCCGTCTTGGTTCGCTGCGCCGGAACCGCGGCGGGGACGGCGGCGGCCCTGTTTTTTCTTTATCGTCGACCGGCGCCCGCCGTGGGGTGGCTGCTGTATCTCGCGTTCTTTCTTCCAACCTCGGGAATTTTT
Proteins encoded in this window:
- a CDS encoding type II secretion system F family protein yields the protein MPQFAYKARAVSGSVLSGTMEASGQRAAIDQLRGQRLIVLEINESTPGLIDAIKKSALFKPKVAQKDIVLFSRQLSTLVSAGVALVSGLNILQEQIINKTFRDIVLKVKEDIESGLPIADALKKHPDAFTDLYVAMIKAGEVGGILDVILERLSNYLEAAEQLRGKVKGAMMYPAVVSTIAAAVTVFLLVGVIPTFKEIFSSFGAELPLPTRIVIGISEALQQQWYVFVGVPVGGFFLFKRWVKTEKGAEIFDTQVLKFPLFGPMLRKVAVAKFTRTLGTLVKSGVPILQAMETVAQTAGNKVIEKAVMSARESIREGERIAEPLKKSGVFPPMVVQMIAVGEETGNMDIMLNKIADFYDQEVDVAVKGLTSMIEPIVIVLMGIVIGGIVIAMFIPMFELGQLAGKQG
- the coaD gene encoding pantetheine-phosphate adenylyltransferase, encoding MSNQGRIVVYPGSFDPVTNGHLDIIHRARHIFDHVIVAVTQNSSKNSLFTVQERVDLLTAALKKEIRSNAVTVDTFSGLLVDYCRRRKAVAVARGLRALSDFEYEFQMALMNRHLAPKLETVFLMPDEKYTYLSSTLLKEIVRLGGDVGRFVPAALVPKIRQKLAGRG
- a CDS encoding prepilin-type N-terminal cleavage/methylation domain-containing protein is translated as MKKVAKGFTLIELMIVVAIIGILAAIAIPKFADLVTKSKEASIKGSLGTIRSAVSIYYSDQEGVYPASGSLAVSLTSGSRYLQDMPYVQIPQTAYGHGRVNTETVNGPDAGNWLYAPGSGQVVVNCTHTDTKSSTWSSW
- a CDS encoding tetratricopeptide repeat protein; protein product: MDLLDVSRRLGPVVGLLIQRTAPVVRVAPGRAAALAAVAVALITAAVFWPVLQNGFVAWDDRSNFLQNPAFRGLGSAQLKWMWTTFHRGHYTPLSWMTLGADYLLFGLNPRGYHFTNLLLHALNAALVFVVALLIFARSDPGFSRSRGLAAAGAGALFFSLHPLRVESVAWITERRDVLGAFFLLASAACYLKRFDDRGSRRPGWAIGAFSFFVLSLTAKSLGMVFPAVLLLLDHFPLDRWRARSERRALLIEKIPYLVLAAAAAVVAARAQVAAAAALTLDHYPLAHRLAQMGYGGMFYVQKTLWPHPLAALYPFPAEGPASVAVLVRCAGTAAGTAAALFFLYRRPAPAVGWLLYLAFFLPTSGIFQSGAQFVADRYSYLSCLPAALGFGRWSSAGQERRSSRLWIAGTAAAILATAAFLTHRQTAHWKDPVSLWKQVAAVNPGSASAALTVAQLALEAGDLEEASGAVERALRFDPADPVVLQLAGHIDLLRGAPGAVPRLEAARRGDPTLSGLSESLGAAYFQRGRFADAERMFREAAESNPGSAAAWYNAGLALLRQEQWGAARKMFDRVLEIEPDHEGARTHREDCLRRKKSPVRAAADVLLKNP
- a CDS encoding phosphotransacetylase: MSHPRVILGKRGEKSPGTSPFWEEFRRRSAARGRRILLPEATDPRVLSAAVFLKREGLARPVLVGDPAAVRVAAAGGGHPLDGIEILDSTEAAPRAAFAQALFERRKAKGTTPEEAARLVEDPLYWSAMALAAGRADGVVGGAVRTTADTVRAGFAGLGLAPGADIVFGAFFMECPHAAGGPRRLLLADAAVSPHPSPRALGAVGVAAAEFFKRHTGETPRVAYLSFSTLGSAEDDSVTAVRQAAAHAKKKAPALSVDGEWQADAALVDHIARQKGVPDGPAAGSANVLIFPDLNAGNIGYKLVQHLGGARAVGPFLVGLAKPMADLSRGCTDEDIVDTVALTSLLD
- a CDS encoding response regulator, whose protein sequence is MTDPGKLIELDVKPRPRIIVADDEQDIATLIEDWLSDAYEVTVALNGKAAIQKAIWQRPDVILCDIVMPDMGGYEVARALQANPTTQGVPMIVMTAKNYDDSTVRMIKAEPNVLGFINKPFKPSELIKMIQSVMAGQRTFQATSSGGEAETPSLVIKAPATAPDFPPRSAVGAVPSPHSYETRLAARVEDRSESRMSPGGSAVPNAVFTAGGRSGAPPAFRGLASDDEPIGDRPSVVRRGAKALWGAAWRLTLLGLGLGVFGEVLCRWTEGAIGEPVFLPPLRSARHKELPYQFEPNAQWASDGLVYRVNSWGLRDRDFPLVAPPDTLRVLLLGGTAAFGSRTADNDTLARQLENALRSSGVRPGQTLQVINATHWAFSPADQWAYVEKEAFQFRPQIIAWIIEPRSADLPSGRGLRKLAAWYGLARGPLAQSRLVSVLGLRAAALIGEAPAPSLDTLVKKAQAFSQSEGVRLLLWSSSALPSTPGGAVRLAFGGAGLPSLPSDAAARVAAGIVAVLRGDAPSVPAKK
- a CDS encoding prepilin peptidase translates to MEMNTGPLTPLVKMLLSGMAGAALGSFANVCICRVPRGESVVFPGSHCPGCRAPIPWYRNIPLLSFLLLRGRCAGCRRPISCQYPLVEALTGLLFALLAGRWSGTSFVFWMGAVFTLVLVIVSGIDYHLKIIPDVFSLGLLGAGLVLTPLNPLLAEGLAARVLHGFAGALTGFSLMWTLGYVGTKTFGKEALGGGDVKLMAGVGSLLGASGVFAAVFAASLFGTVLFLAMKALRRMAWGTYLPFGPFLAAGAWIYLMFPGVWDRWWAF
- the recG gene encoding ATP-dependent DNA helicase RecG; amino-acid sequence: MTPPTVLSSPDAAPDATPLRFLKGVGPERSKALRQLGLETVQDLLFYLPRAHEDRRIVDDPGRVPPGAKAALAGVVQTFEVSSAGKDLSLGRAVCRGAAGPFEAVWFRRRSYRYDVFQNLTQQLIPGVRLAVFGPLERGPRGWSVRVEDFELPPADGGALLHVGRWTPVYELTEKVNGRWLRGVAAAALQRWADRVPDPLPDALRRSQDLDPLARSLREFHFPSDEAARDRARRRLAFDEFFLMELAMAKVRRRRHDGPPAVPCAPTRRLLTPFRERLGFEFTAAQKHVINEIFADMAEARPMSRLLMGDVGSGKTAVAFSALLLAIENGGQAALMAPTEILAEQHAHGAARLLEGLPLRWALLTGGRTAAQKKRDREALERGDIDLAIGTHALLEEGVSFRRLGAVVIDEQHRFGVAQRAALSAKGPAPHALLTTATPIPRTLALTLYGDLAVSVLDQSPPGRPGIVTQWSPEPTAWGAVRRAVAQGRQAYVVFPLVEMSERLDLRAVLDGWKRLKDEVFGGLSVGLLHGRLKSRDKEAAMNAFARGETQILCATPVIEVGVDVPNATVMVILNAERFGLAQLHQLRGRVGRGRHASECHLVSHLKDTEAAVRLRLLCRESSGFRLAEEDLRLRGPGEFLGEAQHGAPVFRAGNLVIDGEIIEAARQAAFQTVEEDPDLRRTEHRGLAAALRARFGQKMNFGRTA
- the tadA gene encoding Flp pilus assembly complex ATPase component TadA, yielding MSKNGPKKRLGDILIQEGLITAIQLERAVEAQRTKGGKLGDLLIGLGFCTEEDVLSVLSKRSGYGYLTALSTRSAVPPAVLAHIPAALAWSKNLVPVAKEGNVLSVAVADPFAEFDSIGELKIQTGCDIKLVLASESEIQKAVARYYPDKKDVVAVTEAGPASEAMDTVIGALVENAAKAGADHIFLEPGARALHVRYRSKSGLQTRPDVPLAHQASLVARLKTLARLNVGECWVPQVGRLRWTASGRSMDLTVTTLPTSLGEKVVFKLVDAERAMPLDLEKLGLEGESRAHFEKMLEAKKGLVLAVGPTGSGKSSTLHAALARLSDPSRHLVSVEDPVERYLDGVSQLQARPDARLTLASGVHILRRLGPDVLYVSDLRDLPTAEAALQASSECLVLAALTASSALAGIERMWELGVSAAQLAQALVGVLGQRLVRTVCPHCREPHTFSLRQLMAQGVGSQEMRAAKRADSFTLYRGRGCGQCLGTGFLGAAAVFELLPATDAVRRLMWEKAGRAALARETSERVTLREAAVNKALAGLTTIDEALRVGDQS
- a CDS encoding type IV pilus twitching motility protein PilT — protein: MSMNDLLILMVQKKASDLHLTVGAPPALRVDGVLVQTNLDKMTPDVCQRLIYSLLSDVQKQRFESDNELDISFGIKGLGRVRMNVFRQRGSVGAALRSVPSRFMSFEELGLPPVINDIVNLPRGLVLVTGPTGSGKSTTLASLIDYINENRQCHIVTIEDPIEYIHFHKQSLVNQRELGTDTQSFASALKYVLRQDPDVILVGEMRDAETIAAAMTIAETGHLVFSTLHTNDAAGTVNRILDSFPPERQEQARSQLSFTLQAILSQCLMMHASGSGRVLAAELLLVTPAVRNLVREQKVEQIYLAMQTGSKTGMLTMNQCLLGLVHRGQITHATALEYSNDVDELRKSLPKEASSGF